The uncultured Carboxylicivirga sp. genomic interval AATTTGTAAAGCTTCAGTTATTTGTGTTACCAACTGATCAGGATTTTCGGGAATTATCTCGATGCAATCGCCACTTTCATAATCAATTTTGTTTACACTATTGTCCAGCACAATATGATAGGTTGCCTTCTCATGCTGGCCTTTGGTTAAAATCTTTCGTTTGGTTAATGTTGCTTGTAATAATTCAGGTTCATTAAATTCAATTGCCGGTGGTGTTACTTCTTTTTTGATTGATTCTTTGTTGGTGTTGGTGATATGATAATACACTTTTTCTATCCATTTTAATGCATCATCTTTAAAGTCTACATCACAATCGATACGAGGCATGATTGATTGTGCACCCTTTGTATTTAATTGCTCGTCGATAAGTTTGCCTGCACCACAGAAAAACTCATAACTGGAATCTCCCAATGCTAATATCGAGTATTTTAAGTTGGTTAATTCCGGAAAGTCGGCATGAGTAAGCATTCTATAAAACTTGCGACTATTTGGTGGAAGTTCTCCTTCGCCATCGGTACTCATTACTATTAACAATAGTTTTTCGGAAAACAGACGGTTGGTATCGTATTTACTCAGGTTAAAACAATCGCTTTCGATGTTATTTTGCTTCAGTGTTTTTTGCAACTGTTGGGCTACCATTTGAGCATTTCCTGTTTTGGTTCCATATACAATGGTTGCCGGAGGACAGTCATAAAACTTATCGGGGTTTATTTGTAATGGTTTAGGGGTTCTTTTAAATATTGATGATAAAAATCCCATTTTTCAAGGTTTATGTTGTGTGAGTTTTTACTTGTAACCGTTGTAAAACACAGAAGTTGTCAATTAGTTTGAAAAAAGTAATTATCTATTCATTCTAAAGATGTATGATAGAGTTATAGTAAGCTGAATTGCATTTTATGACAGAATGTGTCGTATTTATTACATTTAACTATTCGTATAATTTCTATTTTTGATTAAAATTTAATGGAATAATGAAGAAATCGATAAGCTTTGTGCTACTTGTATTAAGTATTAATGTGATGTTATCGGCCCAAAATGTAGTTGATGTGGCCGAAGGTTGGGCAAACAACTCGGTGAATGCGGTTGTATTTCGTCAAAACTCATTGGTAACAGCAGCCGATACACAATTTGTAGCCTTTTATAATGCCGATGGATATCTCACTTTGGGCAAAAGGTATATAAAATCAAAAGAGTTTGAAACCCATGTTACACAATATACAGGTAATGTAAAAGATGCTCATAATTGCATAAGTATCATGGTTGATGGTGATGGATATGTACATGTTTCGTGGGATCATCATGGTCATCCGTTACGATATGCAAAAAGTTTGAAGCCATACGGATTGGAGCTGGGCAAAAAAGAATCGATGGCCGGAGTAAAAGAGGACAATGTAACTTATCCACAGTTTTATAAAATGCCTGATGGTAATCTTATTTTTATGTATCGCGATGGAATGTCGGGTAGAGGAAACCTGGCAATGCAGAAATACGATATCAAAACAAAGAAATGGACTTTATTATACGATAACCTGATTGATGGTGAAGGTGAACGAAATGCCTATTGGCAGGCCTGTGTCGATGCTAAAGGAACCATTCATGTATCGTGGGTATGGCGCGAAACCTGGGATGTTTCATCTAATCATGATATGTGTTATGCCCGCTCGACCGATGGGGGTGTAAGCTGGGAAAAAACCAACGGCGAGAAATATACGTTACCTATTACAGCGGCAACAGCCGAGTATGCTTGTCGTATTCCTCAAAAAAGCGAATTAATTAACCAAACCTCAATGGTGGCCGATGCTAAAGGTCAACCTTATATTGCTTCGTATTGGCGCGA includes:
- a CDS encoding BNR repeat-containing protein, coding for MKKSISFVLLVLSINVMLSAQNVVDVAEGWANNSVNAVVFRQNSLVTAADTQFVAFYNADGYLTLGKRYIKSKEFETHVTQYTGNVKDAHNCISIMVDGDGYVHVSWDHHGHPLRYAKSLKPYGLELGKKESMAGVKEDNVTYPQFYKMPDGNLIFMYRDGMSGRGNLAMQKYDIKTKKWTLLYDNLIDGEGERNAYWQACVDAKGTIHVSWVWRETWDVSSNHDMCYARSTDGGVSWEKTNGEKYTLPITAATAEYACRIPQKSELINQTSMVADAKGQPYIASYWREEGSDIPQYQLVTCQNGKWIHQNLNFRTTPFSLSGGGTKRIPISRPQIVAQSKGKKTKAYIIFRDEERGEKVSMAKVTMCKKNNVKVTDITDFGVGLWEPSFDTELWKEKGKLHLFVQKVDQIDGEGVAKAKPTMVKVLEVKGL